Part of the Micromonospora rhizosphaerae genome is shown below.
GGGCAGGTGCTGATCGAGGTGGCCCACGCCAACATCACCTTCGTGGAGACGCTGTTCCGGGCGACCGGGTTCGGGCCGTTCACCGGCGCGCCGCCGCTGATCCCCGGCAACGGGGTCGGTGGCCTGATCGCCGCCGTGGGCCCCGGCGTCGACCCTCGGCTGGTGGGGCGGCGGGTGGTCAGCGGGACCGGCGGCTCCGGCGGCTACGCCGAGCGCGTGGCGGTCGACCGGGACGCCCCTTTCGAGGTGCCCGCCGGGCTGCGGCTGGACGAGGCGGTCGCGTTGCTCGCCGACGGTCGTACCGCCGTGATGCTGGTGCAGGCGGCTCAGTTGCGGGCCGGAGACCGGGTCCTGGTCGAGGCGGCGGCCGGCGGGGTCGGCAGCCTGCTGGTGCAGCTCGCGACGGCGGCCGGCGCGCGGGTCGTCGCGGCCGCCGGGGGTACCCGGAAGGTGGCGCTGCTGCGCGAGCGCGGCGTCGAGGTGGTGGTGGACTACCGGCAGCCGGACTGGACCGACCAGGTACGAGCGGCCACCGGCGGCGTGGACGTGGTCTTCGACGGGGTGGGTGGCCAGCTCGCCCGGGCCGCGTTCGACCTGCTGGGCCGGGGCGGGCGGATGCTCAGCTTCGGGCTGGCCAGCGGCGCCTGGGCAGACTTGCCGGCCGACGTCGCGGCGGCCCGCGGGGTGACCCTGCTCCGCCCGAGCGCCACACCCGCGGAGCTGCGCGCGTACACCGAGCGGGCGCTGGCCGAGGCGGCGGCCGGGCCGCTGCGGCCACTGATCGGGCAGCGTTTCCCGCTGGAGCGGGCCGCCGAGGCGCACGCCGCCATCGAATCCCGGGCCACGGTCGGCAAGACCCTGCTCGACGTCTGACCCGTCAGAGGTACATGCCGGTGCGGTGCTCGCCCTGGGACCGGGCCGGCTTGTCCCCCTCGCCGAAGAAGCGTTTGCCGCCGAACTCCCCGTGCAGCCGATCGTCCAGCTCGTCGGCCAGGCCGGTCATCACCTGGACGGCGAGCATCAGGTGGGTGGGCTGGAAGTTCCGGCCGAAGACCGGGATGGAGGCCCAGACCGTGTCGTCGGCGCAGTAGAGCCGGCCGATCGGCATCCGGTTGGTCAGCTCGGACAGCTTGACGTAGAGGCGTTCGGTCGGCTCGACCTCGGTGAGCACCGGGGAGAATACGTCGACCAGGGGTGGGTTGTCCCGTACCCGGACGAAGACCATGGCCGATCCGGCCCGGATGTTGATGTCGCCGTCCGAGTCGATCTGCAACTGGTCGGACTTCGACTTGAGCATGGTGGAGACGACCGTGCGGACGCGCTCCTCGAGCGCCAGCACGTCGTTCTCGACCGCCTGCGCGGTCGCCGCGGCAGCCAACGCCTCGTCGAGGTCGGCCTCCACGTCCCGGGCCGCGCCGAACTCGCTGCGCGCCGTACCCAGCGGCTCCACCGGCAGCGGCTCCCCCTCCGCGTCGTTCACCAGATAGACGAGGAAGGCGGGGTGCGGGGCGCCGTAGACGTCGCGGAGGGTGCGGGAGAGCACGGCCGCGAGCCGGGTGGACTCGTCGGCCGAACAGTCCAGGCCGAACTGCTCGCCGGAGCCCTCCACCACCCCGGGCGGAGACCAGCCGAGCGCGATCATGTCGGCCACCGCCGCCCGGTCGAGCCGGTAGCCCGGCGGCAGGGTGGCGTTGCCGACCGCCCGCGCGAAGCGCTTCCCCTCCTCGCCGACATCCACGCTGATCGAGTAGACGGCGTCTCCCGTCCCGGAGGCCGTCGGGTCGAGGGTCACCTCCAGGTGCGCGCCGGTGGGCAGGGCCCGCAGCCGCTCGGCCAGTGCGCGGGCGAACTCCCGCCAGGCCTCAGTCACCTTGGCCCGCAGGTCGGCCGTGGTCGGCTCGTCCAGCAGGATCGACTCGTACTGCTCCGGCGTGCCCCCGGCGGGCTCATCCAGCGGCGCCGAGGGGTGGTCTGCCGTCATGATCGCCTCCGTCCGTCAGGGGTCACCCTACCCACGGACGGTGGGGGTCAAATCAAGCCGTGGCGCTACTCGGTCGGCGCGGTGCCGTCCAGCTCAACCGGCCAGGTCCCGGCCAGCCCGCTGAGCCGGGCCGCGGTGTCGGCGAGGTCGGCCCCGCGTCCCACGGCGAGTCCCAGCAGGTACGCGGTGACCGGCGCTCCCGGGCGCAGCACCTGGTGGGCCACGTCCTTGGCCAGGTCGAGCACGATCGGCACCGACACCCGAGCCGGGTCGAGGCCCAGCTCCGCGCAGGCCGCCGTGACCCAGTCGTCCATCACCGTCATCGTGTCCACTCCTCGGCCCGGCGTACGTCCTCGTCAGTGTCGCAGTCAAACCAGGGTGGCGGGCCGGAGCCGGACCAGGGCACCTCCAGCACCGTCATCCCGGCCAGCAGCGCGCGCACCGGGGCCCCGTCGAGGCTGCCGCTCCGCTGCCCGGCGAGCCGGTCGAGAGCGGCCCGCAACGCGGCGACCCGCCACACGCCGCAGAGCTGTTGCCGCCGACCGTCGCCGTCGACGTAGCAGGCACCGTCGACCGCCGACCCGCCGAGCCGGCGCCGCAGGTCGCCGACCGCCTCGGAAGTGAGCAGCGGCAGGTCGGCGGCGAGCAGGGCCACCGTGGTCGTAGCGCGGTCCAGCAGAGCGAGGCCGGCCGCCGTGGCCGCCACCGGGCCACCGCCCGGCGGCTCCTCGCGGGTCACCCGGACGCCCTCCGGGACCGGGCCGGCCGGACCGACCAGGATCCGCGGCTCGGCGTCGGCGACCGCCGCGAGCACCCGGTCCCGCATCGGCCGGCCGCCGACCGGAAGCGCGGGCTTGTCCACCCCGCCCATCCGCCGCGCCGCGCCGCCCGCGAGCACCACCGCCGCGTACGCCGTCACCCGGCCACCGTAACCGGACGGACTGTCGACCGCCCGCGCGCGGCGGCCCGGCCGGCTTCGCGCGGCCGGCGTCTTGATCCACTCGGTTTGCGGCAGCTGGGCGTGTCCGAGGCCGCGGTCACCGCCGGTTGCCGCAGCCGGAGTGGATCAGGGCGGCACGAGTCGCCCCAGCGCACCCGCCACCCCCGGTCACCGTCGCCGTGCCCGGAGGCCGGCGTCCGCAGCGCCCCGGCTGGCTCTACGCAACCCCGCGTCTGATCCACTCGTTCTGCGGCATCTGGACGTGTCCGAGCCCGGCGTCACCCTCGGTTGCCGCATCCCGAGTCGATCACCGCTGGCCGGAGTCGCCCTGCAGAGAGCCGGGCAGACGGGGCAGGATGGCGGGATGGGACGGGCGACTGATCGGCGGAGTGTGCTCCGGATCGACCTCGACGCGGCGGCGAACGGGCGCGCTCGGGTGAAGCGCCAGGACACCCTGGCCGTCGAGGAGCCGCTGGAGATCCGGGTCGGCCCGGCAGGGCCCGGCCGACGGCGGCCGCTCGCGGTCACCATGCGCACCCCCGGCGACGACCTGGACCTGGCGATCGGCTTCCTGCTCACCGAGGGCCTGATCAGGTCCACCGACGACGTGCACACCGCCCAGCTCTGCGCCGGGGCGGAGACGCCGAACACGTACAACGTGGTCGACGTGGTGCTGACCCCGGGCGTGCCGGAGCCCAGCACCGACCCGGCCCGCAACTTCTACACGACCAGCTCCTGCGGGGTCTGCGGCAAGGCCAGCATCGACTCGGTGCGGACCCGTTCGCTCTTCGCCGTGGCGGAGGACCCGATGGCCGTGCCGGCAGAGGTACTGGTCGCCCTGCCGGACCGGCTGCGGGCGGCGCAGCGGGCCTTCGAACGCACCGGCGGCCTGCACGCGGCGGGCCTGTTCACCCCGGACGGCGAGCTCGTGGTGCTGCGCGAGGACGTGGGCCGGCACAACGCGGTGGACAAGGTGGTCGGCTGGGCGGTCCGCGAGCGGCGCCTGCCGCTGGTCGGGCACGTGCTGATGGTCTCCGGCCGGGCCAGTTTCGAGCTGACCCAGAAGGCGTGGATGGCGGGCGTCCCCATGCTCGCGGCGGTCTCCGCGCCCAGCACCCTCGCCGTTGAACTGGCCGAGGAGGCCGGGATGACGCTGGTCGGCTTCCTCCGCGGCCGGTCAATGAACGTCTACGCCGGCGCCGAGCGGATCGCCGAGTAACGCTGGCCGGACTCGCTACTCCTCGTCGGCCAGCTCCGGCCGGTGCTCGCGGATCCACCGCTCGACGTCCTCCGCGAGCCACACGTTGCCCTGCTGCAGCTCCGCCACGGGGGCCGGAAACGAGCGGTGCGACGTGATCGCATAGACGCGCTGCCGGCTGATCCCGCCAAGCCGCATCCGGATCTCGTGCGCGCCCATCAGCTTCAACGACAGCGTGATCCACCAGACCGACTAGCCGAGAGCGCCCTCGTCCGGCTCACTGACCGGGATGGGCCGCCCGTGTCGGGCGGCCCAGGCACGAATGTCATCAGCGAGCCAGATTCGGCCGACGGCCAGTGTCGCGACCGGCGCTGGAAAGTCGTGCCGGGTGGAGAGCTGCGATACACGCTGACGCGACACGTTCAGGTGATCGCCAATTTCCTGCGCGGCCCACAGTTCCATCGCGTACACCCTCCGGCGGCCACGCTGTTACGGGGCCTCGCTTGCTCAGGCCCGCTCGACCTCGCGGAGCATCAGCGCGAGGCTCTGCGACCGCCGCTCGGCGGGTAGCGCCTCCCATGCCCGCCGGGCATACGCGACGCCGCCAGCCTTGTCGCCGGCCTTCGCCATGGTCAGGCCCCGGTGTAGCTCGATGTGTGTCGCGAAGCGCGGCAGCCCCGGAGGCCGCGTCCGGTCGGCCTCTTCCTGGGCCTCGACGCCGGGGCCCGGGAGCCCCAGGCGGGCGTAGAGCATGCTGCGGAAGGTCGCCATCCGCCACGGCGGGACCGCCGTGTCCGAGACCTCCGCGTCCGGCGAGGCGACGCGATCGAAGACCTGCCGGGCTTCCGTGTCCAGCGCGATCGCGCCGGCCTGGTCCCCGCGTCCGGCCGCGACGTGCGCCCGCGCCATCAGTGCCTGGACGCGGCCGAGCGACGGCCGATCAGACAGCCCGATCGCCTGGTCCGCGTACCGCCGCGCCGTGGGCAGCGCCGCGCCTTCGTAGGCGAGCGCGATCGCTGCCCGGCCCCGGACCCACACCCGGACGCCCAGGTCGTCGGAGCGATCCGCCGCCGCCGCGGCCAGGTCGTACCACCGGATCGCCTCGGCGGGGTTGGGCGTGGTCTTGCCATAGGTCACCAACGCTCGCGCAGCGTGCCCCCACATCCGGGGCGTGTCGAGGTGCTGCTGAAGGATCACGAGGTCACCCGCGAGGCGGGCCTGAAGCACGGCCGCCCCCACCGCCATGTAGTCCCGGCCGTACTGGTCGACCCGATCGCGCCAGTTCTCTTCCGCCCCTCGGCCGTCGAGCGCCGCGGTGAAACCGGCCCGGATGAGTTCGCCGGCCACGACCGGGCCGACTATTCCGGCCGTCAGGCCGAGCACCTGCCGACGGTTCACGTCACCCTCCCCGAGCGCCCGCGTAGGCGAGCACGATGTCAGGCGTCGCGGCCCTCCGCCCGGCCTCAACGTTGCTCAGGTGCGAGGCCGAGTAGCACGACCGGGCCGCCACCGAGGCGAGCGTGACGCCCGCCTCGGTACGAGCCTGCCGCAACTGCGCGCCGAGGTCGTCCACCGGGGCCCCCTGTTGAAAGCTCGTGAAAGCTCAATGCGCTTCCGAGAGTAGTCCCGCCATCACGACACTGTGGACAGCGGAACCGCTGACGTGGCCCGAACCGTCGGCGGGACCGGCACAGGGCCGCCTCGGCGGAGAGGCGGGGCGGCCCCCTCCAAAGTCCCTGAGGAGGCCTCGCTGTGCGTTTCCGGTTCTGGCGTAACAAGCCCCAGACGTCAATTCCGCTCCCACGCCGCACGCCTCCTAACGAGCGGCTGAGCTGGTCGACCCAGCCGACCGAGGTCTTCCCAACGACCGACCCGGGCCGCGCCGGCAACCTCACCCTGGCGCAGCGGTGGCGGGCCGGGGAGTGGCGGAAGAATGGCCGTCCGAGATGAGCCGACCCCCACGCCCTCACCTCCCGATGCGTCCGCTCTGGCGCTGCCGCGCCTGTGGGGCTGAGTGGCCCTGCCAGGCCGCCCGGCTTGCCCTGCTGGTCGATTACCGCGATGACCGGGCGGGCCTGTTGGTGTACCTGAGCACGCTGATGGCCGAGGCCGGGACGCAGCTCTCGCAGCTCAACGGACACGCTCTGCCCGAGAACCTGACCGAGCGCTTCCTAGCCTGGGCCCGCGCCCGATAGGCACGGCCGGAAGGAACGCCTGGGAGGTCAACCTGGTCAGCGGCCGGCGTCAGATGCTTCGGCGGGATATGCGGCGGCGGGACCGCCGACGCACCACGTTGGGCCCGTCAACGGCCGGCCAGCCGTCCAGTTCGGACGGGGGTAGGCCGCGCCGAAGCAGGTCGTCGAGGAGCATCGCCAGCGAATAGTCGGGGTGGACCTCCAGGACCCGTTCCAACGCCACCGCCGCGAGGGCGCCCTGCCCGGCGCGCCAGGCGGCGAAGGCGAGCAGGCTGCCCGGGGCGGCGATCAGCTCCGGCTCGGCGCGGCGCAGCACGTCGGTCCAGAGGCTGATGTCCGGGTCCCGCCCGTCGGTCCGCTCCCACGCGTGGTCGCGTACGGGCAACTCGGTGAGGATTACCGTCAGCCAGGCCACCTCGTCGTCGGTCAGCCGCTCGCCCCGCCGGTGGCGGCGCAGCGCGGTGCGGACCGCCGCCACCCCGGCCGAGCGCACCGACCGGCCGCCGGCCAGGGCGGTCTCCGCCGCCTCCTCGGTCAGGGCGACCAGCCGCCGGCGGGCCCGGGCGGTGGCCCGGCGCATGGCCACCCGGGCCGGTCCGTCGAGCGGGGCCACCTGCGCGGTCAGCGCGGCCCGGTCGGGGAGGGCGACCTGACCGGCGAAGACCGCCGCCGCGCTGACCTCGCTGGCCGCCGGGTCGTACGCGGTGCCGTCGGGCGGGCAGCAGTCGGGCTCGGCGCAGAGGTAGGACCACCAGCGGCCCTCGGTCACCCGCAGCGCGTCCAGCACGAGCAGCCCCGCCACGGTGAGCGCCTCGCCCACCGCGTCCACGGCCCCGGTCACCCGGGCGGCCGGCCCGTAGCCGATCACCGTGGCCGACTCGGCGCCCTGCCGACCGATGACGCCGGCCAGATGTCGCGCGGCCGGGCGCGGATCGGCGCCCGGCTCGGGCAGGTCACCCCGGGCGGCGAAGATGACCCGCCGACCGCGCAGCGCCACCACGACCACGCTGTCGGCGGGATGGAAGCCGAGCAGGTACGGCACGGCGGCGATGAGGTCGGCGGGCGAACGGACGGCGAGCCGGGGGCGGTCGGTCGGTGTCATGCCGGGAGCGTGCGGCGACCGGGCACCCGCCCGACAGGCCCTGTGGACGACACGCGGGTTGTCCACAGACACGGAGAGTATTGACCCAGGTCGGTGCAGAATGCCGGACGAGTCCGGACGCCGGGACGGGCCGGGAGCCGCTACCTTGCGCTCATGGACCTGGCGTACCTGCGGGCGCACCCGGAGCACCTGCCGACCTTCCTGACCCATCAGCGGATCCGGGAGACGCCCGTCTCCGGCGGTGACATCTGCGCCGCGTCCCGGCTCACCCTGGACGACGGCCACTCGGTCTTCGCCAAGACCTGGCCGGAGACGGCGGGGCGGCCGGCGCCGGAGGACTTCTTCGCCACGGAGGCGGCCGGGCTGCGCTGGCTGCGCGCGGCGGGCACGGTCGCCGTACCGGAGGTGATCGTGGCGCTGCCGCAACTGCTGGCGCTCGACTGGGTGGAGCCCGGCGAGCCGACGCCGGAGGCGGCCGAACGGTTCGGCCGGGAGCTGGCCGGGCTGCACCGCGCCGGGGCGCCGGCGTTCGGCGCGGAGTGGACCGGCTTCATCGGCGCTCTGCCCCAGGACAACACCCCGGACCCCGGGCCGTGGTCGGACTGGTTCGCCCGCCGCCGGCTCGCGCCATACCTGCGGACGTCCGTCGACAACGGCGCCCTCACGAAGGCGGAGGCCGGCCTGGTCGAGGAGCTGATCGACCGGATCGGAGAGCTGGGCGGCGACGAGCCGCCGGCCCGCATCCACGGCGACCTCTGGCCGGGCAACCTGCTCTGGGGCGCCGATGACCGGGTCCGGCTGGTCGACCCGGCCGCGCACGGCGGGCACCGGGAGACGGACCTCGCCCAGCTCGCGCTCTTCGGCGGCGCGCCGCACCTGGACCGGATCCTGGCCACCTACGACGAGACGTGGCCGCTGGCCGACGGATGGCGGGAACGGGTGCCGCTGCACCAGCTCCACCTGCTGCTGGTGCACACCGCTCTGTTCGGCGCGGCGTACCGGGACGCGGTGGGCACGGCCGCCCGAGCCGCGCTGCGGGGCGCCGGACGCGCTACCGTCGACAGGTGACCGCCGCCCCGCCGACCGACGGCCCCCTTGTCGACCGGTACCGTCGCGTCGCCCGGGACCTGCGCGTCTCGCTGACCGACAAGTGCAACCTGCGCTGCACCTACTGCATGCCGGCCGAGGGACTGCCCTGGCTGGCCGGGCCGCAGCTGCTCGACGACGACGAGATCGTCCGGCTGGTCCGGGTCGCGGTGCACCGGCTCGGCGTCACCGAGGTCCGCTTCACCGGCGGGGAGCCGCTGATCCGGCCAGGGCTGGTCGGCATCGTGGCCGCGGTGGCCGCGCTGGAGCCGCGCCCCCGGATCTCGCTGACCACCAACGGCATCGGGCTGGCGCGGCTCGCGCCGACGCTGCGCGCCGCCGGCCTGGACCGGGTCAACGTCTCGCTGGACACCCTGGACCGGGCCCGGTTCGCCGAGCTGACCCGGCGGGACCGGCTGACCGACGTGCTCGCCGGGCTGGCCGGGGCGGCCGCCGCCGGACTGACCCCGGTGAAAATCAACTCGGTGCTGATGCGCGGCGTCAACGACGACGAGGCGCCGGCGCTGCTGCGCTTCGCCCTAGCGCAGGGCTACGAGCTGCGGTTCATCGAGCAGATGCCGCTGGACGCCCAGCACGGCTGGGACCGTACGACGATGGTCACCGCCGAGCAGATCCTGGCCTCGCTGGGCCGCGAGTTCACCCTGACGCCCGACCCCGCCGAGCGGGGGGCGGCACCGGCCGAGACCTGGCTGGTGGACGGCGGCCCGTCCCGGGTCGGCGTGATCGCCAGCGTGACCCGCCCGTTCTGCGGCGACTGCGACCGCACCCGGCTCACCGCCGACGGCCAGGTCCGCGCCTGCCTCTTCGCCACTGAGGAGTCCGACCTGCGCGGCGCGCTGCGCGCCGGGGCGGACGACGACGAGCTGGCCCGGCGCTGGCGGGCGGCGATGTGGGGCAAGCGCGCCGGCCACGGCATCGACGACCCGACCTTCCTGCAACCCGCCCGGCCGATGTCGGCGATCGGAGGCTGAGGAGTGGAACTCACCGTCCGGTACTTCGCCGGTGCCCGGGCCGCGGCCGGCCGGGCCGAGGAGACCGTCCCCGCCGGCCGATCGTTGGACGAACTCACCGATCACCTGGCCACGCGGCACGGAGAGCGGCTGGCCAAGGTGCTGACGGTGGCGAGCTTTCTGGTCGACGGCGTGACCTGCCATGATCGTCAGGCGCCGCTGCCGGCCGGGGCCACCATCGACGTCCTGCCCCCCTTCGCGGGCGGCTGAGGGAGGCACACGTTGTTGGCGGCACTCGGGTTCCTGGGCACCCTGGCCCTGATCACCGGCCTGATCCACCTCTACCTGTGGAAGCGGCTGGTCCGGGACACCACCACGCCGGGGCGCGGGCGGCGGATCGGCGGGATGGCCGCGCTGGTGCTCGCGCTACTGGTCCCGGCGACCATGGTCGCCACCCGGGCCGGGGTGCGCTGGCTGGCCTGGCCGGGCTA
Proteins encoded:
- a CDS encoding zinc-binding dehydrogenase, coding for MRAVWLREFGGPEVLVPGPAPDPVPGPGQVLIEVAHANITFVETLFRATGFGPFTGAPPLIPGNGVGGLIAAVGPGVDPRLVGRRVVSGTGGSGGYAERVAVDRDAPFEVPAGLRLDEAVALLADGRTAVMLVQAAQLRAGDRVLVEAAAGGVGSLLVQLATAAGARVVAAAGGTRKVALLRERGVEVVVDYRQPDWTDQVRAATGGVDVVFDGVGGQLARAAFDLLGRGGRMLSFGLASGAWADLPADVAAARGVTLLRPSATPAELRAYTERALAEAAAGPLRPLIGQRFPLERAAEAHAAIESRATVGKTLLDV
- a CDS encoding DUF6457 domain-containing protein, which translates into the protein MTVMDDWVTAACAELGLDPARVSVPIVLDLAKDVAHQVLRPGAPVTAYLLGLAVGRGADLADTAARLSGLAGTWPVELDGTAPTE
- the mobA gene encoding molybdenum cofactor guanylyltransferase, encoding MTAYAAVVLAGGAARRMGGVDKPALPVGGRPMRDRVLAAVADAEPRILVGPAGPVPEGVRVTREEPPGGGPVAATAAGLALLDRATTTVALLAADLPLLTSEAVGDLRRRLGGSAVDGACYVDGDGRRQQLCGVWRVAALRAALDRLAGQRSGSLDGAPVRALLAGMTVLEVPWSGSGPPPWFDCDTDEDVRRAEEWTR
- a CDS encoding helix-turn-helix domain-containing protein, coding for MDDLGAQLRQARTEAGVTLASVAARSCYSASHLSNVEAGRRAATPDIVLAYAGARGG
- a CDS encoding fructosamine kinase family protein; the protein is MDLAYLRAHPEHLPTFLTHQRIRETPVSGGDICAASRLTLDDGHSVFAKTWPETAGRPAPEDFFATEAAGLRWLRAAGTVAVPEVIVALPQLLALDWVEPGEPTPEAAERFGRELAGLHRAGAPAFGAEWTGFIGALPQDNTPDPGPWSDWFARRRLAPYLRTSVDNGALTKAEAGLVEELIDRIGELGGDEPPARIHGDLWPGNLLWGADDRVRLVDPAAHGGHRETDLAQLALFGGAPHLDRILATYDETWPLADGWRERVPLHQLHLLLVHTALFGAAYRDAVGTAARAALRGAGRATVDR
- a CDS encoding XRE family transcriptional regulator; this translates as MNRRQVLGLTAGIVGPVVAGELIRAGFTAALDGRGAEENWRDRVDQYGRDYMAVGAAVLQARLAGDLVILQQHLDTPRMWGHAARALVTYGKTTPNPAEAIRWYDLAAAAADRSDDLGVRVWVRGRAAIALAYEGAALPTARRYADQAIGLSDRPSLGRVQALMARAHVAAGRGDQAGAIALDTEARQVFDRVASPDAEVSDTAVPPWRMATFRSMLYARLGLPGPGVEAQEEADRTRPPGLPRFATHIELHRGLTMAKAGDKAGGVAYARRAWEALPAERRSQSLALMLREVERA
- a CDS encoding MoaD/ThiS family protein; translated protein: MELTVRYFAGARAAAGRAEETVPAGRSLDELTDHLATRHGERLAKVLTVASFLVDGVTCHDRQAPLPAGATIDVLPPFAGG
- the moaA gene encoding GTP 3',8-cyclase MoaA, translated to MTAAPPTDGPLVDRYRRVARDLRVSLTDKCNLRCTYCMPAEGLPWLAGPQLLDDDEIVRLVRVAVHRLGVTEVRFTGGEPLIRPGLVGIVAAVAALEPRPRISLTTNGIGLARLAPTLRAAGLDRVNVSLDTLDRARFAELTRRDRLTDVLAGLAGAAAAGLTPVKINSVLMRGVNDDEAPALLRFALAQGYELRFIEQMPLDAQHGWDRTTMVTAEQILASLGREFTLTPDPAERGAAPAETWLVDGGPSRVGVIASVTRPFCGDCDRTRLTADGQVRACLFATEESDLRGALRAGADDDELARRWRAAMWGKRAGHGIDDPTFLQPARPMSAIGG
- a CDS encoding DUF4192 domain-containing protein, coding for MTPTDRPRLAVRSPADLIAAVPYLLGFHPADSVVVVALRGRRVIFAARGDLPEPGADPRPAARHLAGVIGRQGAESATVIGYGPAARVTGAVDAVGEALTVAGLLVLDALRVTEGRWWSYLCAEPDCCPPDGTAYDPAASEVSAAAVFAGQVALPDRAALTAQVAPLDGPARVAMRRATARARRRLVALTEEAAETALAGGRSVRSAGVAAVRTALRRHRRGERLTDDEVAWLTVILTELPVRDHAWERTDGRDPDISLWTDVLRRAEPELIAAPGSLLAFAAWRAGQGALAAVALERVLEVHPDYSLAMLLDDLLRRGLPPSELDGWPAVDGPNVVRRRSRRRISRRSI
- a CDS encoding flavin reductase translates to MSRPPRPHLPMRPLWRCRACGAEWPCQAARLALLVDYRDDRAGLLVYLSTLMAEAGTQLSQLNGHALPENLTERFLAWARAR
- the fdhD gene encoding formate dehydrogenase accessory sulfurtransferase FdhD, coding for MGRATDRRSVLRIDLDAAANGRARVKRQDTLAVEEPLEIRVGPAGPGRRRPLAVTMRTPGDDLDLAIGFLLTEGLIRSTDDVHTAQLCAGAETPNTYNVVDVVLTPGVPEPSTDPARNFYTTSSCGVCGKASIDSVRTRSLFAVAEDPMAVPAEVLVALPDRLRAAQRAFERTGGLHAAGLFTPDGELVVLREDVGRHNAVDKVVGWAVRERRLPLVGHVLMVSGRASFELTQKAWMAGVPMLAAVSAPSTLAVELAEEAGMTLVGFLRGRSMNVYAGAERIAE
- a CDS encoding T3SS (YopN, CesT) and YbjN peptide-binding chaperone 1; translated protein: MTADHPSAPLDEPAGGTPEQYESILLDEPTTADLRAKVTEAWREFARALAERLRALPTGAHLEVTLDPTASGTGDAVYSISVDVGEEGKRFARAVGNATLPPGYRLDRAAVADMIALGWSPPGVVEGSGEQFGLDCSADESTRLAAVLSRTLRDVYGAPHPAFLVYLVNDAEGEPLPVEPLGTARSEFGAARDVEADLDEALAAAATAQAVENDVLALEERVRTVVSTMLKSKSDQLQIDSDGDINIRAGSAMVFVRVRDNPPLVDVFSPVLTEVEPTERLYVKLSELTNRMPIGRLYCADDTVWASIPVFGRNFQPTHLMLAVQVMTGLADELDDRLHGEFGGKRFFGEGDKPARSQGEHRTGMYL